GTTCTTTATCACGTCAGGTGTGCAACAGGCACTGGCTGTACTTGCATTGATGCCTTTTCCCAATGGAAAGAGAAAAGTACTGCTTGAACTACCGACCTATCATAATATGCCCTCGCTACTGATTGGATTGAATGTGCCGATTGCCGGTGTTAGACGTACCCTGGATGGGCTGGACTGGGCATCGCTTGAACGTCAGTTCGCTGAGGGAGATATCAAGTTTTTCTATGTCATGCCGCGCTTTCACAATCCAATTGGCACATCGTTAACTGTTGCGGAGAAGAAGAGATTGATCCGGCTTGCTCAGCGGTACGATGTCTATCTGGTGGAGGACGATTATCTGGCTGATCTGGAGGACAATACGAAACAGGACCCGTTATGGTCTTATGATACGGAAGGCCGGGTCATCTATCTGAAGAGTTACTCCAAAATTCTGTTTCCAGGCCTGCGCATTGGCGTAGCTGTTCTGCCCTTACCCCTGATCCAGTCGTTTGGTGCGTACAAAAAAATGCTCGATATCGACACTTCAGTCCTGTCTCAAGCTGCGCTGGAGATCTATGTCCACAGCGGAATGTTTGCTCATCACAGGAAAGTGATTCGTAACCGCTATGCTGCCCGGATGAACACAGTACATGAGCAACTGGACACATATCCAGAATTTGCTCCGTTTATGGACGCTCCTCGAACAGGAGGGGAGCATACCGTATTGCCTTTGGCGGGTGATATCCCACTTCGTGTTCTGCTGTCCCGGCTTCAAAAGCGTGGTGTCATCGTTGATACAACAGAACGGTATTATCCGGAGGGAACATATCAGGTGCATGAGGATCAAATGCTGCGATTGAACATCTCCAATGTGCCGAAGCAGAGAATCGAAGAAGGGATGCAGGTGATCCGGGAGGAAATTTTGAAACTTCAGATCAGGCAGAAATAACGTGAAGAATCGGAGTGTTGTCCGTATATAACAAAAGGCGTCCACACAAGTTGATCACTTGTTGGACGCCTTTTCCATGAATTGTTTTCCACCGACCATACAGCTTGTACGCTATATTGTAGATGGAAATAATCCGTTTTATTCCTGAGCCATC
This Paenibacillus xylanexedens DNA region includes the following protein-coding sequences:
- a CDS encoding PLP-dependent aminotransferase family protein, translated to MGALRKYEVIAEALKQWIQEQMQQQDRRQWADKGIRLPAVRVVAEQYQCSVSTAIRAYEWLEQRHLVYAIPQSGYYAVQNGTGAQDMDWQGALDFASAAPDPRVFPYADFRHCVDQAMEKKQAELFMYGTDQGLPSLILLLQKQFSDYQVFARTEQFFITSGVQQALAVLALMPFPNGKRKVLLELPTYHNMPSLLIGLNVPIAGVRRTLDGLDWASLERQFAEGDIKFFYVMPRFHNPIGTSLTVAEKKRLIRLAQRYDVYLVEDDYLADLEDNTKQDPLWSYDTEGRVIYLKSYSKILFPGLRIGVAVLPLPLIQSFGAYKKMLDIDTSVLSQAALEIYVHSGMFAHHRKVIRNRYAARMNTVHEQLDTYPEFAPFMDAPRTGGEHTVLPLAGDIPLRVLLSRLQKRGVIVDTTERYYPEGTYQVHEDQMLRLNISNVPKQRIEEGMQVIREEILKLQIRQK